cctcctcctccaccgcctCCGCTGCTGCTGCCGCCGCCGCCGCTGCCACTGCCACCACTGGAAAACACACATTTAGAGGATTGACTAAATGTAGAACGTGTGTGCATCACGTGGGCCATCCCAGATGCGTGAGTCTAAGGGAGACGGTCACTCACTATGTGGGCCGTCCCATGTATATCCCAGGGGTAGGAGTGTGTGGTCGTTTGGTGATGGAGAAATCCACTCTGATCCTCCGTCCATCCAACTCCATTCCATTAGCTCTGTCCTTAGcctgaaacagagagggagggtggaggagtgggaCAAAGATGTTTAGAAAAGAGTATTCCCCTTCAACACCATGCTCACTCAAGTTCTGattcttctctcttcttcccctgcaatatccccttcctccctccctgcatTCCTACCTCATTGGCGTCCTCTCGGACTTCGAAGTAGACGAAGGCAAAGCCGCGGGAGCGTCGTGACTGCTGGTCGTAGACGATGCTGACGTCAGCCAGGGGGCCGTACTTGGAGAACACATCTCTCagatctctctctgtggtgtacaGGCTCAGACCAAACACACCCAGGCAGCAGTTTGGGTCCGGGTTGGCCTATAGAGAAGGATAGAGTTTGTGTGTTGGGTTTGCCTAAGAGCGTCTCGTctccagaggtgtgtgtgtgtgtgtatatatatatgtacccgGTTGCCAATGTGCCTGCGGCGGTTGGACATGGGGGAGTGGCTGTGGCTCCGACGGCGGCGATATTCCCCGCTTCGGGATCGGCTACGGGAACGGCGGCGGTGGGAACGGGAGCGAGAGCGGGAATAATGCCTGCGGGAGCTTCTATGGGAACGAGACCTGGGGAAAATAAAATAAAGGACATGTTAAGAACATTTAAAGCAGGGTTTCCAACTGGTGGCTGATTttatttggaagtatgcttgggtcacTGTTCATTTGGAAAACTCATTTACAACCAagccttaacttcctgactgatgtcttaagatgctgcttcaatatacccacataatttgcaccagtccctcctgcagcaaaacacccccacaacatgatgctgcaacccctgtgcttcacgtttggaatggtgttcttcggcttgcaagcctcccccttttttcctccaacataacgatggtcattatgaccaaacagttctatttttgtttcatcagaccagaggacatttctccaaaaaatacaatctttgttttggagcagtggcttcttccttgctgagcggcttttcaggttatatcgatataggactcgttttactgtggatatagatactttgtacctgtttcctccagcatcttcacaaggtcctttgctgttgttttgggatcgatttgcacttttcacaccaaatgatgttaatctctaggacacagaacgcatctccttcctgagcggtatgatagctgcatggtcccatggtgtttatacttgcgtactattgtttgtacagatgaacgtggtaccttcaggcatttggaaattgttcccaaggatgaaccagacttgtggaggtctacaattttttttctggggtcttagctgatttccccatgatgtcaagcaaagaggcactgagtttgaaggtaggccttgaaatacatccagttacacctccaattgactcaaattatgtcaattagcctaacagaagcttctaaagccatgacataattttctggaattttccaagctgtttaaaggcacagtcaacttagtgtatgtgaacgtctggcccactggaattgtgatacagtgaagtataagtgaaataatctgtctgtaaacaattgttggaaaaatgacttgtgtcatgcacaaagtagatgtcctgaccaacttgccaaaattatagtttgttaacaagaatattgtggagtggttgaaaaacaagtttctgGGGttcttaccttgacttggagcGGGATCGGGAGTGGGACTTAGACCTGGAGTGTCTAGAGCCATCTTTAGAGCGGGCTGGGGAATGGGCCAGGGAGCGGCTGGCAGACTTCCTAGAACCCCTTGGGCTCACACTCCTGGAAGCGGACCGCGAGTCCTGAACGGGCCAGATACACATAAATACAGGTCAGAATCAAAAATAGAGAAACggtcaggatagagagagagaggaggtacagAAGGAACCTCGCTCAAACCTGCTACAGGCCCCTCTTATATTTCAGCTCcagtagtaaaaaaataaataaataacatttcaTTAACGACAGGTATTTGTTGTAACTAGATCTGCCTGTTACAGGCGACCAAAGGAAATCATATAGGCTTAAAGTAGAGGTGTTAATCTAGTTTAATCTTAACACAGTTCTATGATGAGCGGATTGTTCTCTTACACTCTAGGCAGCGTAGCAGAGTTTAACCTTGCGTGTTGAGGACTAGGTAATGTGTCTGAGATGGAGGAGCAGTTGGCATGCATGCTTAAGAAGTGTTTCTCACACCATCCCTCAGGGGGACCCCACTGTTGCACATTTCCGTTTTAGTACACCTGATTCAATTTGAGAAAGAGCTTGAGATTTTGTTGAATCAGGTGTACCAATGGTGGAATAGAACAAACAGGTGTAATGGTGGGGGGATGGGGGGTCCTTGAGGGATGGCTTGGGAAACACTGCTTTAgaaaacagaaggagagagggagagagaaataggattGTAGTAATATAACATAGCAGGCTATAGGGAATTAACCATACCCCCGAACACTTCTCATAACTTCATCACTTCTTTAACTTCATAACTTCAAAACAACCATCTCTTTTCTTCTTTCTTCCGTTTCACACCATTTCTGACTTcatttttctctcctcttcccccactTCCTTCCTCCCATTTGATTTCTGCCATTACATCACTCTACCAGTGGACAGCGTGGCCGCTCGCTTCTGCCAGCTTCATTTTACATTAGCATGCATCAACACCATCAGCTTCATCAAATATGCCCTTTAACAACTTCAAACTTCATATCTGAAACTTCTTCCGCCATTTTGCTTCTTCCCAACTCAACCTTAACAAAAAACAGACAAGGATGATAAAAAGTGTTGGTTTTTTTATAAGAGCTACAGAGgtcaaaatgtgcaaaaaccAGGCTCGTAAACACTCAAATCAGACTAAATAAATTGTCTCACCTGAAAAGCATTAAATCAAAGCAATGTTAAGGAAATATGTATATTGATTTCTCTGAAATGCACAACATCAGAATATGATGAATGAAGACTAGAAATGTTATAAAATCATGGTGTTCTTTAATCCTAGTCCAAGGGTCACAcaaggtgtgcaggcttttgttccagccagtACTAGCACATCTGGTTTATCAAGCCCGTGGACCAAGATTGAAGAACTGCTATAGTACATCTGAGTAAGGGTTTAAAGTAAATTAGCTACTCCTGTCAATGCCCCACTCAGTATAACATTTGTTTATGTGTGATTTAAAACAAAAATGGCTTTTGCAGAACTATTACAGTGCAACTAAATATAGGACTAACAACTTTCGAAAAGAGACAGTACTCTCACATGGGTGGTGCCATGTGGAAGAGCTTGATACATTATAACTGGCTAATGAATAGCTACAGAGTTTACGCCGGATAATGTGATATAACCAAAGATTGTTGGTGTCCATTACTGGGCAATAGAGAAAGGTCCCGTGTAAACCGCCGCCATAGGTTTTTCAACTAACCTGTTCTTGGTGATACTTTTCCCCTGAATCGAGAACAAAGAACTATCTTTAAAAAGTCTGTTTCAAATTGCCGGCGGCTCTACAAAAACCAGCGAAAACTCAAAAGATAATAAATCCATGTTCTATACCGCGCAAGATGGTTCCTCGCCAGCTTATCTGCCGCACATCTAGGATTTCCCAGCATCTTTGCAGAAACTAGTAGTTCCTATGCAACGCGGCCATGTGTAGAAATAGATGACAGCGCATTATATAGTGCGACCAAAACAAATTATTACACACACGCTAAAAGCATATCTCACTCCATACAATTTATAATTTATATAATTTTTCtgaatgtgtgttttttgtaGAACCACCTGCAACTGACATTTCTAAGATACTTTCTTTGTTCTCGATTCGGTGGAAAAAGTATTGCCAAGAACAGGTCAGTTGAAAAATCTATGGTGGCGGTTTGTATgcacaggggcggcaggtagcctagtggcctAGTGGGTaaagcgttggacttgtaaccgaaaggttgcaagatcgaatccccgagctgacaaggtaaaaatctgtctttctgcccctgaacaaggcagttaacccactgttcctaggccaccattgaaaataagaatttgttcttaactgacttgcctagttaaataaaggtaaaaataaataaaacacgcTCCAATAGGGCAGAAGTCCGTGTGTTGTTGAGATTCTGGATGGCCattggccagatagctagcaataATAAAAAGATGCTGCCATGTTGTAGGTGGTTATTgctaccatgtcttgttttgactcATGTCACATCTAATATGGCTAAAATTCACTAACAACTGTAACGATGCAtgagagacaagtgctcattgtgcaaatatatttatgttttcaataaacagtgGAGATTAAATATAGTTTagatgttgtcaacaatctagtTTATACTTTGTCTATCAAAATGTCTTTAAACAATAGGAATGTGACAAGTGTCGCTAGTCAAAACAACACTTAATTTATACTCCGTGGAAAATTTGCCCTCGCTACAGCGGTCCGCTAATACAGTACTagcaaaggcccagtgcactacctttgtggggaaaaaaatctatatatataaaaaattacaaataaataaagttCAACTTTGACCCCGTTGCTGCCGTTGTCATGGTTACCTGACAGAGAGTGCACAAGTTCTTAAATTCTCTGGTAGAATGACCTTTTATTTCGCCACACTTACAACCGTAaacaattttctgtaattttctcggcgttcatttgtaaaaaaataaaataatatattgtTTATTTTCCTGCAATAATGTAGGGTGTTCACTCACTGCTCTAGAATGAAGTGAAATTCAGGTAAATGTCTAAACTTAGTTTTCTATGTCATTATGAATCACATTCAACTAATCAGATTGTTCTCTATAATATTATAACATTAATATGCTTGTACTTAACAGTGTTGATTAAATAAGAAAGTTAGTTTGTTGTGACAGTTGCTAGTTTAAACTGCCCAGCTCTTGGTTGTATCTCTCCCATTTTTGATTGGGAGGTAACATTTGGGAGGTAACAGAGGTGTCTCCGCAGTTTGGACCAATCAAATTAAACTTGATACCCTTGTCATTTTCAACACCATATCAGTGGCTTTGTATTCCTCTAACCCCGGGTCTATCAACATTGAGGGGATGATTCCCTGGTGATTTAAAGGGAGATATTTAGAAATAACTATGAAAACTGCCACAGATTGTCTTCGGGGAAGGTAGATATTAAAATTCAGTCTTAGCtttgtaaataaatatatatagacCCAACTTAGTTTTGTATTCCGTAGGTTTCCTTTCGGAAAAACCCATGTTATCACACAGGAACCTGCAGCGACTAGCTAGCTTGTCCGTTGACTTTTGAAGGCAGCGCAGTGAGAGAGTACGATTGAGCAGCAACCACTCTTTGACCATAATGACATTCTATTCACTCTAATCATTCTAAATTCTCTGAGTAAATAGTCTAACTTGTGAACGATATGGTAGAAACAGAGTTCGGACTATTGATGCAATTCTCTATAGAATGCATCTTTTTAATAAACATTGAATAAAATCATTTTATGGATGTACACCCtaaataattaacaaaaatgtgctttattTAAGACATTGACAGctatgatatggtcattatttgaactggctagcccgctagctaacaagctagaaactaacgaaaacattgtttagaaagttaCTTTTAGTTGCTTGGTTTGCTAGATTTAAAAATCTGATGCAGTATATTTCAAcagatgggtttattggtgttaaaatacagcAGTTATACTATTTTGGGCCACCAGGCAGCTGCTGTCTTGCAGCCTGTCATTATTGTGATTGTTGTCATGCAGCCTGTCATTTTTGCGTTTATACTTTTCCATAATGACAACAAGTTTGATGTCAGACAACAATCGGATGTTAAtgatgtcactgcaacaactgtcTACATACATGTCGATAGACCAACTGTAAACCAGCCTTAATTAAGCCAACACATTAtattttgccccatagttgcgcacgCGTCAGTTTTgtcgcaaaaaaaaaaaaaaacccgtCTATTGGTGTCTATGGGTGACACCCAGTTAAATTGACCGGAATTGACTCCCCCCACCCCTATGGTAAACGGCCGGAGTGAACCATCTTCATGTATCCACCATTTTTATGTCATGTCACATTATCTGGCGTACAATCTGTAATTAGCTAACGAAGTGACTGCAGCAGTAAGTGAGGACTTAGTTAAACATTCTAGCCGTAAACCACTTCGCCAGTTAGCTACTAATCTATAgttaggtatatatatatatatgttgcaTTCACCTGCAATGATGAGTAAATGTACATTGGTAACTGTTTCTCGCCAGCAGTCTCAGTAGACTCGTTAATTCAAAATGTACTTGATGTGAATTAGTTAACGTTAAAATAGCTGCAAACCACTTGGCCTAACTAATGTTTGCTTTAAAttacaaaacacaatgaaaagaCAACAATGTTAACATAAATAAATGGAAATTCAATTAGAAAATATAAAACGGTACAAAATCCATATAGTCGATGCAAATCAATGATCTTAACTACATCATGTTTgcgctaactagcgttagccgCCTAGCTAAGCTAGGGCAAAATGGCGTCGTTGAGTCTGCTCATTTTAGGACAAGAATATATCTTCGGTAGTTCGTGGTTGATAATACGCACCCGCTCGCCAAAATCCTTTTCGTTGTCGCTCATTTCTTGTCGATAGAAACTTAAATGATAGATAATTATCTGGCTTATTTAGTTAACTAATAATGTTATCAAGTGAAGCGAAACACTGCTACTCGCCTCCGTTTCGTTAGAGCCGTATTCACTGAGTCAAAGGCGGATGTGACGCTTGTACAACCACAGTGAGTAGACGGTAAAGTCTAAACCAGATAGGAAGAGTGGCTCAATTTGGCGGAAAAACGGTCTCCCTCCAACGGATGGCGGTTTTTTCGTTGTTTCGCCCACCAAACAAGGAGTTTTTGTGTGGAGGGCAATGAATGGCCCATTTGCTACCTGAGGTctatttgatcgaatagaagtttggtaatgcttaagttgttacgagtgtacCGATATAAGTAGGTCACGTGACAGCCCAGAAACTttcagaaaaaacactttatatcggagatggctatgcatattcatgataGGCTAGTAGCATAGAGTGTCCCGCCATTGAATACCCGAAATTGACATCAAAAACCCTCATCAAATACTCAAAAACGgattacaataatgagatgtctcctctccaccaatccaaagaaaggcgggagctagacagccCACCGTGCCGCTTTGTGGACGACGACATACTTGTGGAGAGACCGTtatcagtatatccataatctttggtagggacgtcccaaggatccgaGATAGCAAATGTGTTGATCCAGAgataaactatacaaaataaataattaaacaacaaaaatatttaCAATGTTTTTATACAAAATGTGAGTTTTTCCAGCTGGATTAACATTATTGACCCT
This genomic stretch from Salvelinus fontinalis isolate EN_2023a chromosome 41, ASM2944872v1, whole genome shotgun sequence harbors:
- the LOC129840254 gene encoding transformer-2 protein homolog alpha-like isoform X2 is translated as MCIWPVQDSRSASRSVSPRGSRKSASRSLAHSPARSKDGSRHSRSKSHSRSRSKSRSRSHRSSRRHYSRSRSRSHRRRSRSRSRSGEYRRRRSHSHSPMSNRRRHIGNRANPDPNCCLGVFGLSLYTTERDLRDVFSKYGPLADVSIVYDQQSRRSRGFAFVYFEVREDANEAKDRANGMELDGRRIRVDFSITKRPHTPTPGIYMGRPTYGGSGSGGGGSSSGGGGGGGSGGPSSSSSRRSSKDYDRGGDRGGDRGYDRGYDRGCDRYDDRECYRSYRRRSPSPYYSRGAYRSRSRSRSYSPRHY
- the LOC129840254 gene encoding transformer-2 protein homolog alpha-like isoform X1, with amino-acid sequence MSDNEKDFGERDSRSASRSVSPRGSRKSASRSLAHSPARSKDGSRHSRSKSHSRSRSKSRSRSHRSSRRHYSRSRSRSHRRRSRSRSRSGEYRRRRSHSHSPMSNRRRHIGNRANPDPNCCLGVFGLSLYTTERDLRDVFSKYGPLADVSIVYDQQSRRSRGFAFVYFEVREDANEAKDRANGMELDGRRIRVDFSITKRPHTPTPGIYMGRPTYGGSGSGGGGSSSGGGGGGGSGGPSSSSSRRSSKDYDRGGDRGGDRGYDRGYDRGCDRYDDRECYRSYRRRSPSPYYSRGAYRSRSRSRSYSPRHY